Within the Kribbella aluminosa genome, the region TCATTTGTGTTACCAGACAAACCGGTAACAGAGGAGGCGGCGTGAAGATCGGGATCGTCGGCGCGGGCGGTGTGGGCGGGTACTTCGGCGCCCGGCTGGCGGCGGCCGGGCAGGATGTCGCGTTCGTGGCCCGAGGCAAGCACCTGGAGGCGATCAGGTCGGCCGGGCTGGTCGTGCACAGCCCCGCCGGTGACCTCCAGCTGCCGGTGCGCGCGACCGGCGTCCCGGCGGAGATCGGCACGGTCGACTATGTGCTGATCTGCGTGAAGACCTGGCAGCTGCCCGACGTGATCGAGGCGATCCGCCCGCTGGTCGGCCCGGACACCGCGATCGTCACGGTGCAGAACGGCGTCGAGGCCCCCGACCAGGTCGCGCAGGTCTACGGGCGGAACGCCGTACTGCCCGGCGCCGCCGAGGTGATCGCGTACGTCGAGGGTCCCGGCGTGATCCGGCATCTCGGCAACGGGAAACTCACCGTCGGCGAGTGGGAGAACGGACCGGCCCCGCGGCTCGAACGACTCCGGGACGCGTTCGTCGCCGCCGGACTGCAGGCGACGATCCCGGATGACATCTGGGCGGCGCTGTGGACGAAGTTCCTCTCGGTCGTCCCCACCGGCGGCCTCGGCACGGCCACCGGCGCCGGGTACGGCGTACTCCGCACCCAGCCCGCCACCCGCCAGCTCCTCACCGAGGCCACCGGCGAGATCCGCGACCTCGCCCGGGCCCGCGGGGTCCAGCTGGCCGCCGACGTCGTCGAACGCACCCTCGACTGGATCGACCAGCTCCCGGCCGACGGCACCACCTCGCTCCAGCGCGACCTGATCGCCGGCCGCCCGTCCGAGCTCGACGCCTGGACCGGCGCCGTCGTCCGCCTCGGCCGCGAGTCCCGCGTCCCGACCCCGATCAACACGCTGCTCTTCGAGTTCGCCACCGCCCGAGTACTTGCCAGCGGCAACTAGGCCCTGTCTGGTAATCCAGCGGGGAACTTAGCCGGCCGGGCGGCTGTGCTCACGGCCCGAGCTGTGCATAATCGGGCGGAGAAGCGAGGGAGGGGCGATGGAGATCGAGCGGCACAAGGCAGTCGTCCGCGAGTTCGAC harbors:
- a CDS encoding 2-dehydropantoate 2-reductase, yielding MKIGIVGAGGVGGYFGARLAAAGQDVAFVARGKHLEAIRSAGLVVHSPAGDLQLPVRATGVPAEIGTVDYVLICVKTWQLPDVIEAIRPLVGPDTAIVTVQNGVEAPDQVAQVYGRNAVLPGAAEVIAYVEGPGVIRHLGNGKLTVGEWENGPAPRLERLRDAFVAAGLQATIPDDIWAALWTKFLSVVPTGGLGTATGAGYGVLRTQPATRQLLTEATGEIRDLARARGVQLAADVVERTLDWIDQLPADGTTSLQRDLIAGRPSELDAWTGAVVRLGRESRVPTPINTLLFEFATARVLASGN